The stretch of DNA CGGCCCAGAGGTCGGGCGCTTCGCTCAGCAGCTTGAGGCTCTTGGTGCCAAGCAGGATGTCGTAATAGGCGCACTGCTTGAGGTAGCCGTCGAGGTTGGCCTTGAACACGGGATCACGGATCTCGAACCCGCGCGCCTTGTCCCACATCCGCGCGCCGTAAACGAAGCCGCCGGTCGAGTAATTGAGCGCAGCAGGCATGACGAAGACTGTCTCGGCCGTGCGGGTCAGGTAGTCGCTGATCTGGCTGGTGAACGAGGCCATGGCTGCGAGCCCGATCGGCACGTTGGCGACCGTGGCGGGCGCAAGCCCGGGATTGACACGGTCGGTGACCTTCACCGTCACCGTCGGGACCATCAACACGGTGTAGATCAGCGTCGACTGGATGAACCAGCGAAACCACGCGCGCCAGTCGAGGTCCATCGCGGTAATGAGGAGCGCGTAGATCAGCCCCATCACCATGACGACGCGGATCAGCGACTTGAACCCGCCCGAGCCGGTCCAGGCGGCGATCGCGTTGAAGGTGTTGACGAGGTAGTCGCCGCCCCCGACCGTGAAGACCTCGAGCATCTCCGCCGCCCCTTACTGGACCTGGCTGCCGAGCGTGCGCGAAAAGCGCAGCGCGGCCGACATCTGGGGCGAGAGCTGGGTACGCAGGGTCTTTTCGAGCATCTGCGTGCGCTGGATCAGCGCAAAGGTCTGGTCGAAGCGCTGCGAGGTGCGCGCCGCGATCCCGAGGAAATTGCGCCGGGTCTCGTAAAGCCCCTCGCGCCATTCGCGTAAGCTATCCGCATCAGCCCCGTTGAAGTCCGAACGCGCGTTCACTGCCATGTCGATGAACCGCATGGTCATGGTGGTGACGAGATCGACCGCGACTATTTCGGAAAGGTCGTTGATCTCCTGCGCGGAGATGCCGAACTCGGCCGCTGCGCTCACGGTGATGATCTTGTAGACCGGCACGCTCGCCATGCCGAGGAGCTGGATCTCGGCCGGGGTCAACGAGGCGCCGGGATCGCGCACTTTCAAGGCCATGCTCTCGATCAGCGTGCGCACCCGCGCCTTGATCGCTGCATTAGGCCCGATCACCATGTCGATCTCGCTCGGCGCCATGCACTTGGCGCTATCGCCGCCGCAGCTCCAGTATTTGTGCGGGGTGGAAGAGGTGCCGTCGAGCATGGCGCTGATCAGCGCCGGGTCGGCCGGGCCGATGAACTGGACCCTCGGCTTGCCGCCATTACCGGCCGGATCGTAGATCACGGTCCCGACGAGGGTCATCAGGAACTCGCGGAACTGGGTGTCGAACCCACCGTATTTCTTGCCCAATGCCGCCCAGGTGTAATTGTTGGGCATCCCGGCCTGTTCCTTCATGTCCGGGTCGGAATTGGCGCTTTTCAAGGCTTCGCGCTGGCCGCCGTTGTTGCACTGCTGGCGCGCGCGGGCCCAGTCGGAGACCGCGCCCTGACTGTTGGCGATCGCCTCGCAGATGACCGAACTCGCCGTATCGCTCTTCGGCCAGAGGCCGCCGACCAGCGCCTGCGCGGTCTCGCAGGACGAGATGTTCATCTGGTTCATCTGCTGAACCTTCTGCGCCAGCTCATCCATGACCTTGCCGATCTCGGGCGAGATCGTGTCGATCGCGAGTTTGAAGGCAAAGCCGAGCGCGTTGTTCGCGGTCGCTTTCAGCATGGCGACAAGTTCGGCGGTGTTGATGAACGAGAACGACCCGGCAAAGAGGTCGATGCCGCCGCACCCGGCGCGCGCGTGGGGCAACTGGAGGTTGAAGGGCTGGATGTTCTTTTGCGGGAAGCGCGACCAGACCGAGCCCATCGAATAATAGCCCGCCGACTGGCCCTGGTAGGCGCTGGGACCGGTGACATTGGCCTGGACGCCCATGTCGGACATGAAGCTCTGCATCTCGCCTTCGACCCCGGCCGAGGCGGGTGTGGGCGAAGCGAGCAGAACCGCGGCACCGAGGACTGTGCCAAGTGCGCGGCGCGAGGCTCCATGGAGGCGGCGGGCGAAGCGACGGGCGCGCATCAGTAGTCGCTCCCCACCTTGACCTGCGTCAGCTGGAAGACGCGGTCCATGATCTCGTCCTGGCTGAGGATTCCGTAGCCGATCGGCATCGGCTGCTTGGTGACTGAATCGAACAGCACCAGCGCGGGCACCTGGCGGTCGGTGCCAAGCCCGAGCTTCTCGTATTGCCCGCTGTCGACCATGTAGCCGGGGAAGGTCGAGGAAGGTCCGCCATCGGTGGAGACCGCGAGCACCGCGAGGCCGTACTTGTCCGAGACGGCTTTGAGGATCG from Novosphingobium aromaticivorans DSM 12444 encodes:
- a CDS encoding conjugal transfer protein TraH yields the protein MRARRFARRLHGASRRALGTVLGAAVLLASPTPASAGVEGEMQSFMSDMGVQANVTGPSAYQGQSAGYYSMGSVWSRFPQKNIQPFNLQLPHARAGCGGIDLFAGSFSFINTAELVAMLKATANNALGFAFKLAIDTISPEIGKVMDELAQKVQQMNQMNISSCETAQALVGGLWPKSDTASSVICEAIANSQGAVSDWARARQQCNNGGQREALKSANSDPDMKEQAGMPNNYTWAALGKKYGGFDTQFREFLMTLVGTVIYDPAGNGGKPRVQFIGPADPALISAMLDGTSSTPHKYWSCGGDSAKCMAPSEIDMVIGPNAAIKARVRTLIESMALKVRDPGASLTPAEIQLLGMASVPVYKIITVSAAAEFGISAQEINDLSEIVAVDLVTTMTMRFIDMAVNARSDFNGADADSLREWREGLYETRRNFLGIAARTSQRFDQTFALIQRTQMLEKTLRTQLSPQMSAALRFSRTLGSQVQ